The genomic interval CAGTATTGCGCGTCGTGTACTCGCCAAGCCACGCTCCATCGTCCGTCCACGTCCCGATATCCGCCCCAGGTAGGCCAGCCTTTTGCAGGCACTTCAATACCGGGGGCTTCCGGTTCGACGATGCGGATCGTCTCTTCGAGCACGGCCGCAAAGTCTCGGCCTTTGTTGCTGCTGAGCGCTCCGGGGACGTTTTCCCACACCATGTATCTCGGGCGAATAAGCTCTCCTGACCGGCCCAAGTTGTCTGTCATGTTCCCTCATCTCCTTTATCACTCTGATCTGCTCCATAAACAGGCCGCTTCGCGCGCCTGCGAGACCGGCACGCTTGCCAGCGATGCTCAGGTCCTGACACGGGCTTCCGCCCGTCACGCACCACACCGGCTCGATGGTAGCGCCGTCGATTTTCGTGATGTCGCCGATGTGCTGCATCATGTCTCGCCTCCATACTCCGGCCACACTGCGCGGATCTTATCTTCGTTCGCGGTTGTGATTCCGTTCGCCCAGCAGTTTGCTGTTGATACAGACACACCAAGCATTTTTGCCGCTGCCGTCTGCGTGATACCGTTTTCCCGCAAAAACGCGCCGAAAGCGGTGTCACGCGATTTTCTGCGCCGTCTGTCGCTGTAGTACGCAGACAGCTTTTCGTAGTTCGCCGCGCGGTATTTGCGCATATATGCATTGCTCGCTTCGCGGTTATTGCGCTTGTTTTGCAGGATGCGGTCGCGGTGCTGCGCGTAGTACGCCCGATTGTATGCGTTATGTATATGGCGCTGTTCTTCCGTCATCATGCCACCCCCAGCGCCGCGAAGATCACGTGAAACAGCCATCCCATCAAGCATCCTCCCGCGAGGAAGCTCGCACAGACGATGCCGTCCTCGATGCCCCAGACGATGTAGCGGCGCGCCTTTGCCCGCGCGCGCGGGTCGCCGAATACCTTCATGCTGCCCCTCCGTTTCTGCGCTTGGCCAGCGCCTTTCCGTACAAGCCGCATTCTTCCAGCGGAACCTCCCGAATCACTTTGCAAGACGGTGCACGAACTTTTCCAGAGCCATACTTCGGGACAACGACCGTGTTCATGTCCACTTCAACTTCAAGGATTGCGAGATCAGGCCAACAACTCCCGTATGCCAAGCACCAACTGAGATAGGCCATGTGGATGCCGTTCCCACAATCTTCGTTCGGGTCAGTGCAAAAGCCGTCTGCCACAACTGATTTTCCGATCGTATACATAAAATCTGAATCCCGGTCCGACCGGTATAGCCCGTCGCGTTTCCTAACCGCCTTAAACAGTTTCGCTTTGCCGTTGCTGTTCTCAATGCCGTAAAAATCGACATATTCGTCAATGGAACACGGATCTCGCACAATGCGTGCATTGCCGGATGTCTTAATTTTAGATGTATCGCTCTTTGGGCTGATTTGACTGTTCCCCCATGCCACGACGGAGCTGTTCCCCCGCGCCTCGACGGAGCTGTTCCCCCACGCCTCGACGGAGCTGTTCCCCCGCGCCACGACGGAGCTGTTATCCCATGCCACGACGGAACTGTTCCCCCATGCCACGACGAA from Clostridiales bacterium carries:
- a CDS encoding helix-turn-helix domain-containing protein produces the protein MTEEQRHIHNAYNRAYYAQHRDRILQNKRNNREASNAYMRKYRAANYEKLSAYYSDRRRRKSRDTAFGAFLRENGITQTAAAKMLGVSVSTANCWANGITTANEDKIRAVWPEYGGET